One region of Streptomyces sp. CG4 genomic DNA includes:
- a CDS encoding NlpC/P60 family protein gives MASHRKPRPGGTIGAGFRTPALATAALTSMAVLSQSAEAAPGTDHAKPSLEEVEKKVDDLYRQAESATEKYDAAKERTGKQRGRVDSLRNDVARRTERLNKAREELGSFAAAQYRSGVAAPPTATFLLANNPQDYFDQSQLMNRLTTREKSAVDAYIGEQASTMKMRREAAQSLQTLTDSQHDLQTAKTTVQKKLASARELLSQLTAQEKARLAEIERQKQEEAARKAAELAKQQADQQAGSSSSSSTGSGSSSGSGSGSGSGSGSTGSGSGGSSTSGSYDTKAEKAIAFARSQIGKPYVWGATGPGSYDCSGLTQAAWRAAGVSLPRTTYDQVNAGTTVSLANARPGDLVFFYDDISHVGVYIGNGMMIHAPKPGAYVREESIYYGGESIIHSVVRPG, from the coding sequence TTGGCGTCGCATCGCAAGCCGCGCCCCGGCGGGACCATCGGCGCGGGCTTCCGCACCCCCGCTCTCGCCACCGCCGCCCTCACCTCCATGGCCGTGCTCTCGCAGAGCGCCGAGGCCGCCCCGGGAACCGATCACGCCAAGCCGAGCCTGGAGGAGGTCGAGAAGAAGGTCGATGACCTCTACCGCCAGGCCGAGTCGGCGACCGAAAAGTACGACGCGGCCAAGGAACGCACCGGCAAACAGCGGGGACGCGTCGACTCGCTCCGCAACGACGTCGCCCGGCGCACCGAGCGCCTCAACAAGGCCCGCGAGGAGCTGGGCTCCTTCGCCGCGGCCCAGTACCGCTCCGGCGTGGCCGCTCCTCCCACGGCCACGTTCCTGCTCGCGAACAACCCGCAGGACTACTTCGACCAGAGCCAGTTGATGAACCGGCTGACCACGCGGGAGAAGAGCGCGGTCGACGCCTACATCGGCGAGCAGGCCTCGACCATGAAGATGCGGCGGGAGGCCGCGCAGAGCCTGCAGACCCTCACGGACTCGCAGCACGACCTGCAGACCGCCAAGACCACCGTCCAGAAGAAACTCGCCTCCGCGCGCGAGCTGCTGTCGCAGCTGACGGCCCAGGAGAAGGCGCGGCTGGCCGAGATCGAGCGGCAGAAGCAGGAGGAGGCGGCGCGCAAGGCGGCCGAGCTGGCGAAGCAGCAGGCCGATCAGCAGGCCGGCTCGTCGTCGTCCTCGTCCACGGGATCCGGCTCCAGTTCTGGTTCTGGGTCCGGTTCCGGTTCTGGGTCCGGTTCGACGGGTTCCGGCTCCGGCGGCTCCTCGACGTCCGGCTCGTACGACACGAAGGCGGAGAAGGCGATCGCCTTCGCCCGTTCGCAGATAGGCAAGCCGTATGTGTGGGGCGCCACCGGGCCGGGCTCCTACGACTGCTCGGGCCTGACCCAGGCCGCCTGGAGAGCCGCCGGCGTCTCGCTTCCGCGCACCACGTACGACCAGGTCAACGCGGGCACCACGGTCTCCCTGGCGAATGCGCGGCCGGGTGACCTGGTCTTCTTCTACGACGACATCAGCCACGTCGGCGTCTACATAGGCAACGGCATGATGATCCACGCCCCGAAGCCGGGCGCGTACGTCCGCGAGGAGTCGATCTACTACGGCGGCGAATCGATCATCCACAGCGTGGTCCGACCGGGCTGA
- the pcrA gene encoding DNA helicase PcrA, producing the protein MSSLFDDSFLADLQTPRGREEETPPPPEDDHAPESLPDDLFGGKFDVPPDRDAYYRDGAPRPAIDPAALLAGLNDNQRAAVVHAGSPLLIVAGAGSGKTRVLTHRIAHLLAERNVHPGQILAITFTNKAAGEMKERVEHLVGPRANAMWVMTFHSACVRILRRESKKLGFTSSFSIYDAADSKRLMALVCRDLDLDPKRFPPKSFSAKISNLKNELIDEEDFAAQAADGFEKTLAQAYALYQSRLREANALDFDDLIMTTVNLLRAFPDVAEHYRRRFRHVLVDEYQDTNHAQYALVRELVGTGERAAEDVDVPPGEYDIPPAELCVVGDADQSIYAFRGATIRNILQFEEDYPDATTILLEQNYRSTQTILSAANAVIERNESRRPKNLWTNAGQGARITGYVADTEHDEAQFVADEIDRLVDAGEAKAGDVAVFYRTNAQSRVFEEIFIRVGLPYKVVGGVRFYERKEVRDVLAYLRVLANPEDSVPLRRILNVPKRGIGERAEAMIDALSQREKISFPQALKRVDEAYGMAARSTNAVKRFNTLMEDLRTIVESGAGPTTVLEAILERTGYLAELQASTDPQDETRIENLQELAAVALEFEQERGEGEAGTLADFLEQVALVADSDQIPDEEEDGSGVITLMTLHTAKGLEFPVVFLTGMEDGVFPHMRALGQTKELEEERRLAYVGITRARERLYLTRSAMRSAWGQPSYNPPSRFLEEIPPAHVEWKRTGAAAPVSSGPASGIAASLSSSRSRSSASGASGFATRRTAEKPVVALAVGDRVTHDQFGLGTVVAVKGTGANAEATIDFGDTKPKRLLLRYAPVEKL; encoded by the coding sequence ATGAGCAGCCTCTTTGACGACAGCTTCCTGGCGGACCTCCAGACCCCTCGCGGGCGCGAGGAGGAGACCCCGCCGCCGCCCGAGGACGATCACGCTCCGGAGTCGCTTCCGGACGATCTGTTCGGCGGGAAGTTCGACGTGCCGCCGGACCGGGACGCCTACTACCGCGACGGCGCCCCCCGCCCCGCGATCGACCCGGCGGCCCTCCTGGCGGGGCTGAACGACAACCAGCGCGCCGCGGTCGTGCACGCCGGTTCCCCGCTGCTCATCGTCGCCGGCGCCGGCTCCGGCAAGACCCGTGTGCTCACCCACCGCATCGCCCACCTGCTCGCCGAGCGGAATGTGCACCCGGGCCAGATCCTCGCGATCACCTTCACCAACAAGGCCGCGGGCGAGATGAAGGAGCGCGTCGAGCACCTCGTCGGCCCGCGCGCGAACGCGATGTGGGTGATGACCTTCCACAGCGCGTGCGTGCGCATCCTGCGCCGGGAGAGCAAGAAGCTCGGCTTCACCTCGTCGTTCTCGATCTACGACGCCGCCGACAGCAAGCGGCTGATGGCCCTGGTCTGCCGCGATCTGGACCTCGACCCCAAGCGCTTCCCGCCGAAGTCGTTCAGCGCGAAGATCAGCAACCTGAAGAACGAGCTGATCGACGAGGAGGACTTCGCCGCCCAGGCCGCCGACGGCTTCGAGAAGACCCTCGCCCAGGCCTACGCGCTCTACCAGTCGCGGCTGCGCGAGGCCAACGCACTCGACTTCGACGACCTGATCATGACGACGGTGAACCTGCTGCGCGCCTTCCCGGACGTCGCCGAGCACTACCGCCGCCGCTTCCGGCACGTCCTGGTCGACGAGTACCAGGACACCAACCACGCCCAGTACGCCCTGGTCCGCGAGCTGGTCGGCACCGGCGAGCGGGCCGCCGAGGACGTGGACGTACCGCCTGGCGAGTACGACATCCCGCCCGCCGAACTGTGCGTCGTGGGCGACGCGGACCAGTCGATCTACGCCTTCCGAGGCGCGACGATCCGCAACATCCTCCAGTTCGAGGAGGACTACCCGGACGCGACGACGATCCTGCTGGAGCAGAACTACCGCTCCACGCAGACCATCCTGTCCGCCGCCAACGCGGTCATCGAGCGCAACGAGTCCCGCCGCCCGAAGAACCTGTGGACCAACGCCGGCCAGGGCGCGCGGATCACCGGATACGTCGCCGACACCGAGCACGACGAGGCCCAGTTCGTCGCCGACGAGATAGACCGCCTGGTCGACGCGGGCGAGGCCAAGGCCGGCGATGTCGCGGTCTTCTACCGCACCAACGCCCAGTCCCGTGTCTTCGAAGAGATCTTCATCCGCGTCGGCCTGCCCTACAAGGTCGTCGGCGGTGTCCGCTTCTACGAGCGCAAGGAGGTCCGCGACGTCCTCGCCTACCTGCGCGTCCTCGCCAACCCCGAGGACTCGGTGCCGCTGCGCCGCATCCTCAACGTGCCCAAGCGGGGCATCGGCGAGCGCGCCGAGGCGATGATCGACGCCCTCTCCCAGCGCGAGAAGATCAGCTTCCCGCAGGCGCTCAAGCGCGTGGACGAGGCGTACGGCATGGCGGCGCGCTCCACCAACGCGGTCAAGCGGTTCAACACGCTGATGGAGGACCTCCGTACGATCGTCGAGTCCGGCGCCGGACCGACGACCGTCCTCGAGGCCATACTCGAACGCACCGGCTATCTGGCCGAGTTGCAGGCCTCCACCGACCCGCAGGACGAGACCCGCATCGAGAACCTCCAGGAACTCGCCGCCGTGGCCCTGGAGTTCGAGCAGGAGCGCGGCGAAGGCGAGGCGGGCACGCTCGCCGACTTCCTGGAGCAGGTGGCGCTGGTCGCCGACTCCGACCAGATCCCCGACGAGGAGGAGGACGGCTCCGGCGTCATCACCCTGATGACCCTGCACACGGCCAAGGGCCTGGAGTTCCCGGTCGTCTTCCTGACCGGCATGGAGGACGGCGTCTTCCCGCACATGCGCGCCCTCGGTCAGACCAAGGAGCTGGAGGAGGAGCGGCGCCTGGCGTACGTCGGCATCACGCGCGCGCGGGAGCGGCTCTATCTCACCCGCTCGGCGATGCGCAGCGCCTGGGGCCAGCCGTCGTACAACCCGCCGTCCCGCTTCCTGGAGGAGATCCCGCCTGCCCACGTGGAGTGGAAGCGGACGGGCGCGGCGGCGCCGGTGTCCTCCGGCCCGGCCTCCGGGATCGCGGCCTCGCTGTCCTCGTCCCGCTCGCGCTCCTCGGCATCGGGCGCCTCCGGGTTCGCCACGCGGCGCACGGCGGAGAAGCCGGTGGTCGCGCTGGCCGTCGGGGACCGCGTCACCCACGACCAGTTCGGACTCGGCACGGTCGTCGCCGTGAAGGGCACGGGCGCGAACGCGGAGGCGACGATCGACTTCGGTGACACCAAGCCGAAGCGGCTGCTGCTGCGGTACGCGCCGGTGGAGAAGCTGTAA
- a CDS encoding NlpC/P60 family protein: MAAHRKPRQRSLGGHTARTAATLALAGAATATGFDGTGHAEPQLTPTQVKAKVNQLYQEAEEATEKYDGAKEDADAAQQRLNALRDETARKQGKLNSARGTLGSFAAAQYRDGDFAPAVQLALSSDPDRYLDAAAFTERVGDRQAAAVSQVREQLREIEQLRGAARVELTSLRSRQAQLRRQKKTITTKLDAARRLLAGLTARQRTEVTGGGATPGRASRSAPDTRHTQAQARTATAPNDRVAAALSYAYAKLGSPYVWGAAGPDAFDCSGLVQAAYRSAGISLPRTTYAQIDAGRRVSRSELQPGDLVFFYSGVSHVGIYVGNGQMIHAPNPSAPVRLAPVDLMPFAGATRVA; this comes from the coding sequence GTGGCAGCGCACCGCAAGCCCCGGCAACGCTCGCTCGGTGGCCATACGGCCCGGACGGCCGCCACGCTCGCCCTGGCGGGCGCGGCCACCGCGACGGGGTTCGACGGGACGGGACACGCCGAGCCACAGCTGACGCCGACGCAGGTGAAGGCGAAGGTGAACCAGCTGTACCAGGAGGCCGAGGAAGCGACCGAGAAGTACGACGGCGCCAAGGAGGACGCGGACGCGGCGCAGCAACGGCTGAACGCGCTGCGCGACGAGACCGCCCGCAAACAGGGCAAGCTCAACTCGGCCCGGGGCACGCTCGGTTCGTTCGCGGCGGCGCAGTACCGCGACGGCGACTTCGCCCCGGCCGTACAGCTCGCCCTGTCCAGCGACCCCGACCGGTATCTGGACGCCGCCGCGTTCACGGAGCGGGTCGGCGACCGGCAGGCCGCCGCGGTGTCGCAGGTGCGCGAACAGCTGCGGGAGATCGAGCAGTTGCGCGGCGCCGCGCGCGTCGAGCTGACGTCGCTGCGGTCGCGGCAGGCGCAGCTGAGACGGCAGAAGAAGACCATCACCACCAAGCTGGACGCGGCCCGGCGGCTGCTGGCGGGACTCACCGCGCGACAGCGGACCGAGGTCACCGGTGGCGGCGCCACGCCGGGGCGAGCCTCCCGGTCGGCCCCGGACACCCGGCACACGCAGGCGCAGGCCAGGACGGCCACGGCTCCGAACGACCGCGTCGCGGCGGCCCTCTCCTACGCCTACGCCAAGCTCGGCAGCCCCTATGTGTGGGGAGCGGCAGGCCCGGACGCCTTCGACTGCTCGGGCCTGGTCCAGGCCGCCTACCGCTCGGCCGGCATCTCCCTGCCCCGCACCACCTACGCCCAGATCGACGCGGGCCGACGCGTCTCCCGCTCCGAACTCCAGCCCGGGGACCTGGTGTTCTTCTACTCCGGGGTCAGTCACGTCGGCATCTACGTGGGCAACGGGCAGATGATCCACGCCCCGAATCCCTCGGCCCCGGTCCGGTTGGCCCCGGTCGACCTGATGCCGTTCGCGGGGGCGACCCGGGTGGCGTAG